A stretch of the Lolium perenne isolate Kyuss_39 chromosome 3, Kyuss_2.0, whole genome shotgun sequence genome encodes the following:
- the LOC127342265 gene encoding uncharacterized protein, with protein sequence MLAQIMKRLDDGALLSNQRHDKQAAFNAQVSLELQAFRKQMDLTQADVDQARHAASAVTSLPAARSQVGDPRAAAAAFVASGMGVPGFPRLANDGEPLIPAAPEKQFAPLPLVRQNRAVAQGEERESFVKPPKHDFPRFDGMLPNMWLDRCEAYFDMYRVRPQNWVTTAAMYVDGHAALWLQAYRQQYPQVSWARFSQAVVEEFGPNEFEDQMHKLLQLRQTGSVTEYRVQFEVYMYHLLALDPSLSTKFFVTQFVLGLKDELRAAVRIQAPTSITRATVFARIQEEELEAVRPRHRPPPAGRPPPAAAPVPPRPRLAPDEYARERQLRDFRRANNQCFKCGEPYTRGHQCKRQGAQLLTIQVGEFGELLDDAAVEALEFLDEPVDPPAPAMCCMLSAHALSSSDTPVSAFRLPVRVGNKTMLLLLDSGSSHSFINKNFADSAGLQTVPIAPVAVKVANGQYIASDTMVPALEWKCQGAVFKTDLRVLALGAYDGVLGKDWLDSFSPMTCHWNDNKITFDHEGKTVVLQGLLPVQISSAEQLDFETLQQLHADNEIWSMAVLENWAEIAADSETLPSQIQAILTDFNDVFAEPEGLPPHRQYDHAVTLEEGASPPNVKPYRYSPMQKDEIERQVQEMLRTGVITHSMSPYAAPVLLVKKKDGSWRFCIDFRRLNLITIKNKFPLPIVDELLDELAGATFFSKLDLRAGYHQIRMREEDEEKTAFKTHHGHFHFRVMPFGLTNAPATFQCLMNQIFGEYTRKFVIVFLDDILVYSSSL encoded by the coding sequence ATGCTGGCACAGATCATGAAGCGCTTGGATGATGGCGCACTGCTGAGTAACCAGCGCCATGACAAGCAAGCGGCGTTTAACGCGCAAGTATCACTGGAATTGCAGGCCTTCCGCAAGCAGATGGACCTCACGCAGGCCGATGTGGATCAAGCTCGCCACGCGGCGTCTGCGGTCACGTCTCTGCCCGCGGCTCGCTCACAGGTGGGCGACCCTCGTGCAGCGGCAGCAGCGTTCGTGGCCTCCGGCATGGGTGTTCCAGGATTTCCTCGACTTGCCAACGATGGTGAGCCTCTGATACCGGCTGCACCTGAGAAGCAGTTCGCACCCCTGCCACTTGTTCGGCAGAATCGCGCTGTGGCGCAAGGTGAAGAGCGTGAGTCGTTCGTCAAGCCGCCGAAGCACGACTTTCCCCGTTTTGATGGTATGCTCCCTAATATGTGGCTCGATCGCTGTGAGGCATATTTCGACATGTACCGAGTTCGTCCTCAGAATTGGGTGACTACGGCGGCAATGTATGTTGATGGACATGCCGCGCTGTGGTTGCAAGCCTACCGCCAGCAGTATCCTCAAGTCAGTTGGGCTCGTTTCTCTCAGGCCGTGGTCGAAGAATTCGGACCAAATGAATTTGAGGATCAGATGCATAAATTGCTGCAGTTACGACAGACTGGTTCGGTCACAGAATATCGGGTGCAGTTTGAGGTGTATATGTACCACTTGTTGGCACTCGATCCTTCCCTGAGCACAAAATTTTTTGTGACACAGTTTGTCTTGGGTCTGAAAGATGAGTTACGAGCTGCAGTCCGCATCCAGGCACCAACTAGCATTACTCGAGCCACAGTGTTTGCCCGAATTCAGGAAGAGGAGTTAGAAGCAGTGCGACCAAGGCATCGACCACCTCCAGCAGGTCGTCCGCCACCAGCTGCAGCTCCTGTTCCACCTCGCCCACGCCTTGCACCTGATGAGTATGCCCGAGAAAGGCAGCTTCGTGATTTTCGGCGCGCAAACAATCAATGTTTCAAGTGTGGGGAACCTTATACTAGAGGACATCAGTGCAAACGTCAAGGAGCACAACTGTTAACAATCCAAGTGGGAGAATTTGGGGAACTCTTGGATGATGCAGCTGTTGAGGCCCTAGAATTTCTTGATGAACCAGTAGATCCTCCAGCACCAGCTATGTGTTGTATGCTTTCAGCACATGCCTTATCTAGTTCTGACACTCCAGTGTCTGCTTTTCGTTTACCAGTGCGGGTTGGAAACAAAACGATGCTGCTACTCTTGGACTCAGGTAGTTCTCATAGCTTTATAAACAAGAACTTTGCTGACAGTGCTGGACTGCAAACTGTACCAATAGCGCCAGTGGCTGTTAAGGTAGCGAATGGGCAATACATTGCCAGTGATACAATGGTCCCTGCCTTGGAGTGGAAATGTCAGGGAGCTGTATTCAAAACTGACTTGCGTGTGTTGGCATTAGGGGCGTATGATGGAGTACTAGGAAAAGACTGGCTCGACTCCTTTAGTCCAATGACATGTCACTGGAATGACAACAAAATTACTTTTGACCATGAGGGCAAAACAGTGGTCTTACAAGGCTTGTTACCAGTGCAGATTTCCAGTGCAGAGCAATTGGACTTTGAAACCTTGCAGCAGTTACATGCAGATAATGAAATTTGGTCCATGGCAGTGCTTGAGAATTGGGCTGAGATTGCTGCAGATTCAGAAACTTTACCAAGTCAAATTCAAGCTATTTTGACAGATTTCAATGATGTCTTTGCCGAGCCTGAAGGGTTGCCTCCCCACCGTCAGTATGATCATGCAGTAACATTGGAAGAAGGAGCTTCCCCACCCAATGTTAAACCCTACCGTTATTCACCAATGCAAAAAGATGAGATCGAGAGACAAGTGCAGGAGATGTTGCGCACTGGAGTTATTACCCATAGCATGAGTCCATATGCAGCCCCAGTTCTTTTGGTTAAAAAGAAGGATGGAAGTTGGCGGTTTTGCATTGACTTCCGCAGACTGAACTTGATCACTATCAAGAATAAATTTCCACTGCCTATCGTCGATGAACTACTTGATGAATTGGCAGGGGCAACTTTCTTTTCCAAGTTGGATTTACGCGCTGGATATCATCAAATCAGAATGCGCGAGGAGGATGAAGAAAAAACTGCATTTAAAACGCATCATGGGCACTTTCACTTCCGTGTGATGCCTTTTGGCTTAACCAACGCGCCAGCAACATTTCAGTGTCTCATGAATCAGATCTTTGGAGAGTACACTCGTAAGTTTGTCATTGTCTTTCTTGATGATATTCTCGTTTACAGTTCTTCATTGTAA
- the LOC139837978 gene encoding uncharacterized protein: MSKLVGMQFKFQYKRGADNGAADALSRVGHLLTANTMSICRPKWMQEVANSYETDSEAQQLLTRLAVISPDEEGYALHQGVIRVNGRIWIGANTALQTKLISALHNSAVGGHSGIMNTFQRVKKLFAWTGLKAAVEDFVRQCQLTIRKRMVRQSE, translated from the exons ATGTCCAAACTGGTGGGTATGCAGTTTAAGTTCCAATATAAAAGAGGTGCCGATAATGGTGCAGCTGATGCACTGTCTCGGGTGGGCCATTTGCTCACTGCCAACACAATGTCCATCTGTCGGCCTAAGTGGATGCAAGAAGTAGCAAATTCTTATGAGACTGATTCCGAAGCTCAACAACTGTTAACTCGTTTAGCAGTGATAAGCCCGGACGAGGAGGGTTATGCCTTGCATCAGGGAGTCATTCGTGTCAATGGTAGAATCTGGATTGGTGCTAACACTGCACTACAAACAAAATTGATCAGTGCCTTGCATAACAGTGCCGTGGGAGGCCACTCAGGCATTATGAATACCTTCCAGCGCGTGAAGAAGCTTTTTGCTTGGACTGGCTTAAAAGCAGCTGTGGAAGATTTCGTGCGCCAATGCCAG CTTACCATCCGCAAACGGATGGTCAGACAGAGCGAGTAA